The following coding sequences lie in one Arachis stenosperma cultivar V10309 chromosome 5, arast.V10309.gnm1.PFL2, whole genome shotgun sequence genomic window:
- the LOC130981928 gene encoding TMV resistance protein N-like isoform X2: MALQSSSSSSYSEWKHDVFISFRGQDTRYGFTGNLYKALCDKGILTFFDDGELQSGEEITPALLKAIQESRIAIVVLSPNYAASSFCLDELVHVLHCIKGNHRLVLPVFYEVDPSDVRHLKNSFGEAIDKHEKRYKDDMNNKVDTWEKALHQVANLSGYHFKYGDGYEHMFIGNIVDNISKKIRRRSALPVADHPVGLDSPVSKVASLLDVESSAGVHMVGIYGIGGIGKTTLALAVYNLIADNFDGLCFLENVRENSNRHGIVHLQNILLSEILEKKKIKLSSSKQGTSEIQKRLCQIKVLLVLDDVDEQEQLKAIAGKPDWFGHGSRIIITTRDKHLLTLHDIERTYEVQGLNEEGPLDLLQWKAFKTDIVNPRYENVLARAVTYASGLPLALEVIGSNLFGKDLEQWKSAMDQYEKVFDNKIRKILQVSFDVLGEDVQSVFLNIACCFKGYKSVEVTTILQAHYGRGMKYHIGMLVEKSLIKIDRQFRITLHDLIEDMGKDICREKSSEVPGKRSRLWFYKDIVKVLEDNQIQESFQVPFHLPLSRS, translated from the exons ATGGCTCTGcaatcctcctcctcctcctcctactCTGAATGGAAACACGATGTGTTTATTAGTTTCAGAGGCCAAGATACTCGCTATGGTTTCACAGGCAACCTCTACAAGGCTCTTTGTGACAAAGGAATTCTCACCTTCTTTGATGATGGCGAGCTTCAAAGCGGAGAGGAAATCACACCTGCACTTCTCAAGGCAATTCAAGAGTCCAGGATTGCCATCGTTGTACTCTCTCCTAACTatgctgcttcttctttttgCTTAGACGAACTGGTCCATGTCCTTCACTGCATCAAGGGAAACCATCGCTTGGTTTTGCCTGTTTTCTATGAGGTGGATCCTTCCGATGTGCGCCATCTGAAAAACAGTTTTGGAGAAGCAATAGATAAGCATGAGAAGAGATACAAGGATGACATGAATAACAAGGTGGACACATGGGAAAAGGCTCTGCATCAAGTGGCTAATTTATCAGGCTATCATTTCAAATATGG GGATGGATATGAACACATGTTTATTGGAAACATTGTGGATAACATCTCAAAAAAGATTAGAAGACGTTCAGCTTTGCCTGTTGCTGATCATCCAGTTGGATTGGACTCCCCAGTGTCAAAGGTAGCTTCGCTTCTAGATGTTGAATCTAGTGCTGGGGTTCACATGGTTGGGATATATGGCATTGGTGGAATAGGAAAGACCACACTTGCTCTTGCAGTCTATAACTTGATTGCTGACAATTTTGATGGTTTGTGCTTTCTTGAAAATGTGAGAGAAAATTCAAATAGACATGGAATTGTACATCTTCAAAATATCCTTCTGTCAGAGATattagaaaagaagaaaataaagctaTCAAGCAGTAAACAAGGAACTTCAGAGATACAAAAGAGGTTATGTCAAATAAAGGTTCTTTTGGTTCTAGATGATGTTGATGAGCAAGAGCAATTGAAAGCTATTGCTGGAAAACCTGATTGGTTTGGTCATGGTAGCAGAATTATTATTACAACACGGGACAAACATTTGCTGACACTTCATGACATTGAAAGAACATATGAGGTACAAGGTTTGAATGAGGAAGGGCCCTTAGATTTGCTTCAATGGAAAGCTTTTAAAACAGATATTGTCAACCCAAGGTATGAGAATGTTTTAGCCCGTGCAGTAACTTATGCTTCTGGGCTTCCATTGGCTTTGGAAGTTATAGGTTCTAACTTGTTTGGAAAAGATTTAGAACAGTGGAAATCTGCAATGGATCAATATGAAAAGGTTTTTGATAATAAAATACGTAAGATACTTCAGGTTAGTTTTGATGTTTTGGGAGAAGATGTGCAGAGTGTTTTTCTTAATATTGCTTGTTGTTTTAAAGGATATAAATCAGTGGAAGTTACCACTATACTTCAAGCCCATTATGGGAGGGGTATGAAATATCATATTGGAATGTTGGTTGAAAAATCTCTCATAAAGATTGATCGTCAATTCAGAATAACATTACATGATCTAATAGAGGACATGGGCAAAGATATATGTCGAGAAAAATCATCCGAAGTGCCTGGAAAGCGTAGTAGATTATGGTTCTACAAAGATATAGTTAAAGTTTTAGAAGATAATCAA
- the LOC130981928 gene encoding TMV resistance protein N-like isoform X1, with amino-acid sequence MALQSSSSSSYSEWKHDVFISFRGQDTRYGFTGNLYKALCDKGILTFFDDGELQSGEEITPALLKAIQESRIAIVVLSPNYAASSFCLDELVHVLHCIKGNHRLVLPVFYEVDPSDVRHLKNSFGEAIDKHEKRYKDDMNNKVDTWEKALHQVANLSGYHFKYGDGYEHMFIGNIVDNISKKIRRRSALPVADHPVGLDSPVSKVASLLDVESSAGVHMVGIYGIGGIGKTTLALAVYNLIADNFDGLCFLENVRENSNRHGIVHLQNILLSEILEKKKIKLSSSKQGTSEIQKRLCQIKVLLVLDDVDEQEQLKAIAGKPDWFGHGSRIIITTRDKHLLTLHDIERTYEVQGLNEEGPLDLLQWKAFKTDIVNPRYENVLARAVTYASGLPLALEVIGSNLFGKDLEQWKSAMDQYEKVFDNKIRKILQVSFDVLGEDVQSVFLNIACCFKGYKSVEVTTILQAHYGRGMKYHIGMLVEKSLIKIDRQFRITLHDLIEDMGKDICREKSSEVPGKRSRLWFYKDIVKVLEDNQGTSATEIIHLEFPLFGKEGGEDPSEKEKNDDVEVK; translated from the exons ATGGCTCTGcaatcctcctcctcctcctcctactCTGAATGGAAACACGATGTGTTTATTAGTTTCAGAGGCCAAGATACTCGCTATGGTTTCACAGGCAACCTCTACAAGGCTCTTTGTGACAAAGGAATTCTCACCTTCTTTGATGATGGCGAGCTTCAAAGCGGAGAGGAAATCACACCTGCACTTCTCAAGGCAATTCAAGAGTCCAGGATTGCCATCGTTGTACTCTCTCCTAACTatgctgcttcttctttttgCTTAGACGAACTGGTCCATGTCCTTCACTGCATCAAGGGAAACCATCGCTTGGTTTTGCCTGTTTTCTATGAGGTGGATCCTTCCGATGTGCGCCATCTGAAAAACAGTTTTGGAGAAGCAATAGATAAGCATGAGAAGAGATACAAGGATGACATGAATAACAAGGTGGACACATGGGAAAAGGCTCTGCATCAAGTGGCTAATTTATCAGGCTATCATTTCAAATATGG GGATGGATATGAACACATGTTTATTGGAAACATTGTGGATAACATCTCAAAAAAGATTAGAAGACGTTCAGCTTTGCCTGTTGCTGATCATCCAGTTGGATTGGACTCCCCAGTGTCAAAGGTAGCTTCGCTTCTAGATGTTGAATCTAGTGCTGGGGTTCACATGGTTGGGATATATGGCATTGGTGGAATAGGAAAGACCACACTTGCTCTTGCAGTCTATAACTTGATTGCTGACAATTTTGATGGTTTGTGCTTTCTTGAAAATGTGAGAGAAAATTCAAATAGACATGGAATTGTACATCTTCAAAATATCCTTCTGTCAGAGATattagaaaagaagaaaataaagctaTCAAGCAGTAAACAAGGAACTTCAGAGATACAAAAGAGGTTATGTCAAATAAAGGTTCTTTTGGTTCTAGATGATGTTGATGAGCAAGAGCAATTGAAAGCTATTGCTGGAAAACCTGATTGGTTTGGTCATGGTAGCAGAATTATTATTACAACACGGGACAAACATTTGCTGACACTTCATGACATTGAAAGAACATATGAGGTACAAGGTTTGAATGAGGAAGGGCCCTTAGATTTGCTTCAATGGAAAGCTTTTAAAACAGATATTGTCAACCCAAGGTATGAGAATGTTTTAGCCCGTGCAGTAACTTATGCTTCTGGGCTTCCATTGGCTTTGGAAGTTATAGGTTCTAACTTGTTTGGAAAAGATTTAGAACAGTGGAAATCTGCAATGGATCAATATGAAAAGGTTTTTGATAATAAAATACGTAAGATACTTCAGGTTAGTTTTGATGTTTTGGGAGAAGATGTGCAGAGTGTTTTTCTTAATATTGCTTGTTGTTTTAAAGGATATAAATCAGTGGAAGTTACCACTATACTTCAAGCCCATTATGGGAGGGGTATGAAATATCATATTGGAATGTTGGTTGAAAAATCTCTCATAAAGATTGATCGTCAATTCAGAATAACATTACATGATCTAATAGAGGACATGGGCAAAGATATATGTCGAGAAAAATCATCCGAAGTGCCTGGAAAGCGTAGTAGATTATGGTTCTACAAAGATATAGTTAAAGTTTTAGAAGATAATCAA GGAACTAGTGCCACTGAAATCATACATTTGGAATTTCCTTTATTTGGAAAGGAAGGAGGTGAAGATCCAtcggaaaaagagaaaaacgatGATGTAGAAGTAAAATAG
- the LOC130981928 gene encoding TMV resistance protein N-like isoform X3 encodes MALQSSSSSSYSEWKHDVFISFRGQDTRYGFTGNLYKALCDKGILTFFDDGELQSGEEITPALLKAIQESRIAIVVLSPNYAASSFCLDELVHVLHCIKGNHRLVLPVFYEVDPSDVRHLKNSFGEAIDKHEKRYKDDMNNKVDTWEKALHQVANLSGYHFKYGDGYEHMFIGNIVDNISKKIRRRSALPVADHPVGLDSPVSKVASLLDVESSAGVHMVGIYGIGGIGKTTLALAVYNLIADNFDGLCFLENVRENSNRHGIVHLQNILLSEILEKKKIKLSSSKQGTSEIQKRLCQIKVLLVLDDVDEQEQLKAIAGKPDWFGHGSRIIITTRDKHLLTLHDIERTYEVQGLNEEGPLDLLQWKAFKTDIVNPRI; translated from the exons ATGGCTCTGcaatcctcctcctcctcctcctactCTGAATGGAAACACGATGTGTTTATTAGTTTCAGAGGCCAAGATACTCGCTATGGTTTCACAGGCAACCTCTACAAGGCTCTTTGTGACAAAGGAATTCTCACCTTCTTTGATGATGGCGAGCTTCAAAGCGGAGAGGAAATCACACCTGCACTTCTCAAGGCAATTCAAGAGTCCAGGATTGCCATCGTTGTACTCTCTCCTAACTatgctgcttcttctttttgCTTAGACGAACTGGTCCATGTCCTTCACTGCATCAAGGGAAACCATCGCTTGGTTTTGCCTGTTTTCTATGAGGTGGATCCTTCCGATGTGCGCCATCTGAAAAACAGTTTTGGAGAAGCAATAGATAAGCATGAGAAGAGATACAAGGATGACATGAATAACAAGGTGGACACATGGGAAAAGGCTCTGCATCAAGTGGCTAATTTATCAGGCTATCATTTCAAATATGG GGATGGATATGAACACATGTTTATTGGAAACATTGTGGATAACATCTCAAAAAAGATTAGAAGACGTTCAGCTTTGCCTGTTGCTGATCATCCAGTTGGATTGGACTCCCCAGTGTCAAAGGTAGCTTCGCTTCTAGATGTTGAATCTAGTGCTGGGGTTCACATGGTTGGGATATATGGCATTGGTGGAATAGGAAAGACCACACTTGCTCTTGCAGTCTATAACTTGATTGCTGACAATTTTGATGGTTTGTGCTTTCTTGAAAATGTGAGAGAAAATTCAAATAGACATGGAATTGTACATCTTCAAAATATCCTTCTGTCAGAGATattagaaaagaagaaaataaagctaTCAAGCAGTAAACAAGGAACTTCAGAGATACAAAAGAGGTTATGTCAAATAAAGGTTCTTTTGGTTCTAGATGATGTTGATGAGCAAGAGCAATTGAAAGCTATTGCTGGAAAACCTGATTGGTTTGGTCATGGTAGCAGAATTATTATTACAACACGGGACAAACATTTGCTGACACTTCATGACATTGAAAGAACATATGAGGTACAAGGTTTGAATGAGGAAGGGCCCTTAGATTTGCTTCAATGGAAAGCTTTTAAAACAGATATTGTCAACCCAAG GATATAA